One window of the Paenibacillus beijingensis genome contains the following:
- a CDS encoding cyclic lactone autoinducer peptide: protein MKKAVYKFATLLALIATVVVSTASVWYVYQGDTPEELLK from the coding sequence AAAAGCCGTGTACAAATTCGCTACGCTTCTGGCATTAATCGCTACCGTAGTTGTATCGACTGCGAGTGTCTGGTATGTGTACCAGGGCGATACGCCGGAAGAGCTGCTGAAGTAA
- a CDS encoding Glu/Leu/Phe/Val family dehydrogenase, whose translation MSRLVVEQSVHEKEDVFARTQHIIRTALHKMGYDEAFYELLKEPLRLLTVRIPVKMDNGSVQVFTGYRAQHNDAAGPTKGGVRFHPDVTEEEVKALSMWMSMKCGITDLPYGGGKGGIKCDPRSMSAGELERLSRGYVRAISQLVGPTKDIPAPDVYTNSQVMAWMMDEYSRIREFDSPGFITGKPLVLGGSQGRESSTALGVTIVMNEAAKVVGIPIEGSRIIIQGFGNAGSFLAKFLYDAGAKVVGISDACGALYDENGLDIDSLLDRRDSFGIVTNLFEDRLTNEELLIQPCDMLVPAAIENQITEANAAQIKAKIVIEAANGPTTMKATEMLTERGVLIVPDVLASAGGVVVSYFEWVQNNQGYYWTEEEVKVKLEKILVSAFHNIYQTSLGKNVDMRLAAYIVGLKKSAEAMKWRGWV comes from the coding sequence ATGAGCCGACTTGTCGTGGAGCAAAGCGTTCATGAAAAGGAAGACGTATTCGCCAGAACGCAGCACATCATTCGCACCGCATTGCACAAAATGGGTTACGATGAAGCGTTTTATGAATTGTTGAAGGAGCCCCTCCGTCTGCTGACCGTCCGCATTCCCGTCAAAATGGACAACGGCTCGGTGCAGGTGTTTACCGGCTACCGGGCGCAGCATAACGATGCAGCCGGACCGACGAAGGGCGGCGTGCGGTTCCATCCCGACGTGACGGAAGAGGAAGTTAAAGCCCTTTCGATGTGGATGAGCATGAAATGCGGCATTACCGATCTGCCGTACGGCGGCGGAAAAGGCGGAATCAAGTGCGATCCGCGGTCGATGTCTGCGGGCGAGCTGGAACGGTTAAGCCGCGGTTATGTGCGCGCCATCAGCCAATTGGTCGGGCCGACGAAAGACATTCCGGCGCCGGACGTTTATACGAATTCGCAGGTGATGGCATGGATGATGGATGAGTACAGCCGCATTCGCGAATTCGACTCCCCCGGATTTATCACCGGCAAGCCGCTTGTGCTGGGCGGTTCGCAGGGAAGGGAATCATCGACGGCTCTCGGCGTGACGATCGTGATGAATGAAGCGGCCAAAGTAGTCGGAATCCCGATCGAAGGCTCCCGGATCATCATTCAAGGATTCGGCAATGCGGGCAGCTTTCTGGCGAAGTTCCTTTATGACGCCGGTGCGAAAGTGGTCGGTATCTCCGACGCCTGCGGCGCTCTGTACGACGAGAACGGGCTTGATATCGATTCGTTATTGGATAGACGGGACTCGTTCGGCATCGTGACGAACTTGTTCGAAGACCGGCTGACGAATGAAGAGCTGTTAATTCAGCCGTGTGATATGTTAGTGCCCGCTGCGATCGAAAACCAGATTACCGAAGCAAACGCCGCCCAAATCAAGGCGAAAATCGTGATCGAAGCCGCCAACGGGCCGACGACAATGAAAGCGACGGAAATGCTGACGGAAAGAGGCGTATTAATCGTGCCCGATGTGCTGGCAAGCGCAGGTGGCGTCGTCGTTTCTTATTTCGAATGGGTGCAGAACAACCAGGGCTACTATTGGACGGAAGAAGAAGTAAAGGTTAAGCTGGAAAAGATTTTGGTTTCGGCCTTCCATAATATTTACCAAACGTCGCTGGGTAAAAACGTCGATATGAGATTGGCCGCTTACATCGTCGGTTTAAAGAAATCGGCGGAGGCGATGAAATGGAGAGGCTGGGTCTAG
- a CDS encoding cation:dicarboxylate symporter family transporter: MKKFGLALQILVGLILGIGVGVLFYGNAAVATYLTPIGDLFIRMIKMIVVPIVVSSLIVGIAGTGDMKRLGKLGGKTLLYFEIVTLIAIVVGLLAANVMQPGKGVDMSHLAKTDVHKYVDTAEEVSNHGFADTIVNIVPTNVVSAFANGDMLAVIFFSVMFGLGIAAVGEKGKPVLQFFHGVADAMFWVTNQIMKFAPFGVFALIGVTVSKFGAASLIPLGKLVVAVYLAMLLFVFIVLGVIAKWSGTSIFAIMKVLKDELILAFSTASSEAVLPKVMEKMEKFGCPKAITSFVIPTGYSFNLDGSTLYQALAALFIAQMYGIDLSLAEQVTLLLVLMVTSKGIAGVPGVSFVVLLATLGSVGIPPEGLAFIAGIDRIMDMGRTVVNVLGNSLASVVISKSEGQFDTGKSKQYVESVNKAA, translated from the coding sequence ATGAAAAAATTTGGTTTGGCTTTGCAAATATTGGTCGGGCTTATTCTCGGCATCGGTGTCGGGGTTCTGTTTTACGGAAATGCTGCGGTGGCAACTTATTTGACGCCGATTGGCGATCTGTTTATCCGCATGATCAAAATGATCGTCGTTCCGATCGTCGTTTCTTCGCTTATTGTCGGCATCGCGGGCACGGGCGACATGAAACGGCTCGGGAAGCTCGGTGGCAAAACGCTGCTTTATTTTGAAATCGTGACGCTGATCGCCATCGTCGTCGGGCTGCTTGCCGCCAATGTGATGCAGCCGGGCAAAGGTGTCGATATGAGCCATTTGGCGAAGACCGATGTCCATAAATATGTGGATACGGCCGAAGAAGTGTCGAATCACGGTTTTGCCGATACGATTGTGAACATTGTGCCGACAAATGTCGTTAGCGCTTTTGCAAACGGGGATATGCTGGCGGTTATCTTTTTCTCCGTCATGTTCGGTTTAGGCATCGCCGCTGTCGGCGAAAAAGGAAAGCCGGTGCTGCAGTTTTTTCACGGAGTTGCGGACGCCATGTTCTGGGTTACGAACCAGATCATGAAATTTGCGCCGTTTGGCGTATTTGCGCTGATCGGGGTAACGGTATCGAAATTCGGGGCCGCTTCTCTCATTCCTCTCGGCAAGCTTGTCGTCGCCGTTTACTTGGCGATGCTGCTCTTTGTCTTTATTGTTCTCGGCGTAATTGCGAAATGGTCCGGGACGAGCATTTTTGCCATCATGAAAGTGTTGAAAGATGAACTTATTCTTGCTTTTTCGACCGCGAGCTCGGAAGCCGTGCTGCCAAAAGTGATGGAAAAAATGGAGAAATTCGGCTGTCCGAAGGCGATTACTTCCTTCGTCATCCCGACCGGCTATTCCTTTAATCTGGACGGATCCACGCTTTATCAGGCGCTTGCGGCGCTGTTCATTGCGCAAATGTACGGCATCGACTTGTCGCTGGCGGAACAGGTGACGCTGCTGCTCGTGCTGATGGTGACCTCCAAAGGGATCGCGGGAGTACCGGGCGTCTCCTTCGTCGTGCTGCTGGCGACGCTTGGCTCGGTCGGCATTCCGCCGGAAGGACTTGCTTTCATCGCCGGAATCGACCGCATTATGGATATGGGGCGGACCGTAGTCAACGTGCTCGGCAACAGCCTCGCGAGCGTTGTCATTTCCAAATCGGAAGGTCAATTTGATACCGGCAAATCCAAACAATATGTGGAATCGGTGAACAAAGCCGCTTAA